CCTCGTTTCAATATaaactttattaatatcaattttttatattttcgcTTAATTAGAGATTTCAAATAATTAGCCCATAAAAAAACGTGTGTAGAAATAAATGGACGGAGTAATTGATTACATTACAAACAAGATGTCTTAATCTTGATCATCTCAAAAGAAAATGGTTATAAATATTGAGAAATGtcattaattctttaattaatcCATTAATTTAggcaaaaaaacaaataaaattaaataaaactcaAATTGAATTCAGAAAGCTGAATAAATACTAGATAAAAGTTAAAACAACACAAAGTATTGAAGTGCAGCTTTAAGTTCTGAAATACTTTCTaagttttcttaaaaaattgaCAAGTTTATCATGATTTGGAGCAGATTCTTGAACCAATGGAAATTTATTAGAAGTCTTCATCCATGAAAATGCCAAAGGGAAGTTTTCTGGGTGTATGAAATGGACAGATATTGCTTCTTCAACACCTTTAATTATTGGTAAcaaagtcatcatcaatatGTCTAATACATCCATACTTTCTTCATTGGCCTTGGCTCCTACATACAAATCTTCTACATTTGCTTCCAATTTGTTCATGTTTTCTTGGATTTCTTTGATTATcttttcctcttcttcatcattctggGCTTTGACTACATCCCTAAGTTTCTCAAACACCTGATTTTTAACAATATAGAGTATACAATAAGTTAGATATACATTGTCATAGCTTATATCATAATATGTTGAACTATTCTTTTGTGAGAGACCGCATCTTGCTGATACACATTAGAGAAATAGGTTATTATATAAGTCTAtcttatggtgagacggtctcatataaagCAAGCTGTTAAAACAAAAAGTCTATATGGTATAGTTGTATCAATTGGACTACTCGGTTCATATATAAACCGTCTCACAAATTTGTCAAATAAAATATGTCaacatttatgattttataatccCAATTCAATTGGAAAGATTTCACCTTATGAGAGTGATCAGATTAATGCAACTTCACTCTTTAAAAAcagaaatattatttttaattaacccGTCAATAACAAACATTATTacttaaacaaagattattCTATAGAATATTTGGCAGCGACATAAATCTACTATTTTTTTCAGAGTCTAATATCATAATTCTTCCGTTGCTATATTTCACATTTTACATAATCCAATGCATAACGTTATTTATATCTTAAGCTAtacttaactaaaaattataaaaatttgatattatgaaagtcTTCAATTAAaggattcaaacaagatctcagttgattaaattttttctaacacattactctcaatttataaaataagcttgaaaaataaatagtacCAATAATCCTTATAAAGcaactatttcaaaacagagaaagtattaaTAAGGATAAAATTGTATAAATACGACCCTTCAAACCCACTTAAGTAGGCACCACTTAATATATGAAATGTTATGGTACAATTCAACACCAAACACATAATGATTACCTGAAGGTCAATAAATTGGGCCCAAAACCGAAATATGGATCTTTGAAAAGGATCATTAGGGAAAACATTAGGTGAATtattgttccaagtttcatcaATGTATTCAAGGATGATCAATGATTCAGCAATTGGTCTACCTTGATGAACAAGCACTGGAACCAACTTCTTAACTGGGTTATATTGTAATAGCAATGGACTCTTGTTtttcaaatcttcttcaaagtATTCATAAGGTATACCCTTCATTTTAAGGGCTATAGTTACCCTTCTAACCCAAGGACTTGCCCACATTCCATGCAGCTTCACTGTCTCCTGTATTGCTTCcatttttttctttacaaaaataaattatttgaataTTCTTTATAAAAATTGCTTGGTTCAAAATTCAAATGATACTTTATGAAGgatgtaataataaaataataagggTAGATACATAGTTAGGTAGAGACATGGCCATGAACATTGTTGGTTAAATATCAGCCTTAATTTTTAGTGCGTCTGACAGTCTTTGACGTTGGCCATTTAGTATACCAATTAGGAGTACCTTATAATAAAGGAGTGGTTTTGGTATTAAAAGTGAACGAAATGGAAAACAAATTTTTAATGAATCATTaaatatcgccaccctttttattttatcgccattCTTTCTCGccataaaattacaaatttgttcctaaactttaaaaaattatgaatttgccactggactataataataataataataataataataataataataataataaatttaatattttaaaaaaatttaaacggGCCGCGGCCGAGTCGCACAAACCCGCGACTCACActtcgaaattttttttttcaaatttttaaattgttttaaaaatattattattattattattattgttgttgttattattattattattattattattattattactattattattattattattattattattattattattgttattatttttttaatattatttttatttttatttttatttttattatcattgttattattattattattattattattattattattattataataataataataattattattattattaatattattattattattattattattattatcattattattattattattattattattattattattattattattattattatcattaattttattattattattattattattattattattattgttattattattattattattattattattattattattattattttattattattttattattttattattattattattattattattatgattattgttattttaagtcCAAgggtaaatttgtaattttattggagggtggcgataaaatgaaaagggtggcgatataTAACAATACCCATTTTTAAGGTgtaaaaggaaatgataatggttatttttgttagatgtttggtataattatataagaaaaatactttatttgttttcctCTCATTATTTGATAAGGGAAGTAGATGTAGAATTGATAGAGTTAATAAAAGAGTTCGTATACAACAAGACCTACATAAAAGAAGAGTTGACAGCACTTAAACTTGATGAGATTCCATCTTAAAACTAAACCAATAATTGGTAATAGGATGAGCAACCCATCAaacttatatgttagtcaacatCCCTCTAATTGTTCGATATGGGTTCACATGTGATTATTTTTCCAGCACTCCTCACATGTGAGCTCACTTTGACTTGTATGGAAACGTCATTCTTCTCGAACCCGCAAGTTGGTTTTTTTATAAAACatcaatgttttttttgtttccagTTGATTGGAAACCGTCTACTCTGATATAATGATAGGTTTGTTAACAGGTTTATACACAACAATATCTGCATAAGAAGAGAGTTGGCTGCGCATAAATCCgatgaggttccatcctaaaaccaattgataATAAGAGGAGTATCCCAACTAATTTATATGTTAGTTAACCTCCCTCTAATTGTTTGATAAGAAATTATTAGTGAGTTATTTTTTCAGCAGAATAATCGATTACACTGCAGTGTATTGCTTCATTATTTCCTATCATTGCCTCTACAACAatcttttcataaaaaaatcatcaaagtGATAAATGTAGGCAGATGAAGACAAATAAAATTCAAGCATCACTAAAACCGTATACTTCattgttataaattaataataactaataatgaataatTACTTGGAAAGCACATAGTAATTCAATTAAaagcaaaatttatttttttagaaaaagacAAGCTAGGAATATGAgggattttaataaaaatattca
This Amaranthus tricolor cultivar Red isolate AtriRed21 chromosome 13, ASM2621246v1, whole genome shotgun sequence DNA region includes the following protein-coding sequences:
- the LOC130797539 gene encoding glutathione S-transferase U9-like, with the protein product MEAIQETVKLHGMWASPWVRRVTIALKMKGIPYEYFEEDLKNKSPLLLQYNPVKKLVPVLVHQGRPIAESLIILEYIDETWNNNSPNVFPNDPFQRSIFRFWAQFIDLQVFEKLRDVVKAQNDEEEEKIIKEIQENMNKLEANVEDLYVGAKANEESMDVLDILMMTLLPIIKGVEEAISVHFIHPENFPLAFSWMKTSNKFPLVQESAPNHDKLVNFLRKLRKYFRT